A stretch of DNA from Anaerobacillus isosaccharinicus:
AACAAGAAAAATCTTGCAAGAAAAGACCGTTAGCATGTGCGCTAACGGCTAATTTTTACTTATCAAGTCTATTTTTTAGCGAGTGATAGGTTGTAATTTTTCTATTCTCTTCTTGTATCTTACGTTTTTCAAACCTTTTTTCACTTTCTAGTCGATCTAAGCCACCTGTAATATTCCCTTTGCACACGCTACAAATTCGGCCTTCGCGAATCATTGTATCGCAAGCTTCGCATGGGTATGATAGGTTTGGAAAGCTATGGAGCGAAATCCGGCCTTGTTTGATAAATTTATAAATTAGAGCTTGTTCTACTTCCGTTGCTTCTTCAACTTCTAAGATAGAGGCCATTCGATTTTCCTTTTTCCTTACGAATTGATAAACAGCCTGAAAATCTTCTTCCTCTTGCTTATAACAATCTGGGCAAACATCACGGAAGTTCTTAACAAATATTTTGTTGCAACGCGGACAATTTAGTAAATCTGGCATAAGTAGATCCCCCATTCGAATTCCTTTATATCTATTATATCGGCATTTTTTGCATTTTGATAAGGGGTTTGTGTACATTCCTTGGAATAGCCTAATATTTTTGCGAAAATAGGAACGTTTGTTCTTTTATTTAGTTTTCATTTGTGGTATACTAATTTCGAGAAAGGAGGGATTGTGATGAGCGAAATGCAGTTAGTTTTACAATTGTTAAGTGAAATGGACAAGCGGTTTACTGAAAAGTTTGAACAGCTTGAAGGAAGATTCGATCGGCTTGAAGGAAGATTTGATAAACTTGAAGCAAGATTTGATCTGCTTGAAGGAAGATTCGATAAACTTGAAGCAAGATTTGATCTACTCGAAGGAAGATTCGATAAATTTGAAGTAAGATTTGATCTACTCGAAGGAAGATTCGATAAATTTGAAGTAAGATTTGATCTACTCGAAGCCAAAGTCGATAAGTTAGACGCAAAAGTCACAATGGTTCATGATCAAGTTGTTCGTAACAGCGAAGCTATTGAACAATGTGTTACAAAGAACGATCTAAAAAATATCGTTAATCTTCTTAACTAACCACGGGCAACTGTTATAGAGAAAATCGGTCCAGCTCCACCCTGCTCTTTTAGCGTGTTTGCAGCTGAATAAAGCGTTGCCCCTGTTGTGTAGATATCATCAACAAGTAACACTGTTTTTCCTTGCAAGTCGTAAAGAAAGGATGGCACCATTTGAAACCTTTCTTCTCGATGTAAGCGTTCTTTACGACTTTTTTTACTTTGTTTTTCTGCTTCATCAGGTCTCATTAACGCTTCAATTATCGGATATGGCAGGCCTTCTGCTAGAGCTTTAGATTGATTAAAACTACGCTCATAAAGCCGACCTTTACTTAAGGGAATCGGTACGACTACATCAATTTCGAATTGCTCAGTTAAATTTTGTAATTCTGGCCGAAATAACTTCACGAGTTCGGCATCACCACGGTATTTCCACTTTGCGATTACTTCTTGTAAAAATTCATTGTACACATAGATAGAACGACTTTTTGTTAACGCTCCTTCACCCCAACGAACACAATCATTACATAAATCACCTTTGCGATACTTGGCATCTAAGTTAAGGAACGGCCGACCACATTTTTCACAAAGATCACCGGTGATCTTTTCTAGTTTTTTTGTGCATTCTTCACATAGTTGCCTAGGAACAGAAATCCCAAAAACATGTTGCCAACTGATTTTTTCGATAAAAGGGGAATGGCACGACAAACAATGCATCTTAAAAACCTCCTAGCTTATTCATCAATTTAATATGGTCGATCGCATCAAGCATTGCCTCTGTTTTTCCATAGTGAAAAAAGACAATGTCTCCTGTTGGGTGCTCAGCGCTTCGTCCGACTCGCCCTGAAATTTGCACTAAGGCACTTTCAGTAAAAACATCATCATCAGCTCCATATACTGCTACTGCAATGTTAGGGACTGTAACACCTCGTTCTAAGATGGTTGTTGTGACTAATAGTTGAATTTCTTTGTTACGGAATTTTTGAACTTTTTCACGGCGGATAGGGTCTTCAGAATGAACGCCATCTAAGGAGTGGAACTGTTTTTGGAGAATCGGAACGAGTTGGTTTAAAACGGTAACCGAGGGGACGAACAGAAAAGCTTGTTGGTTTGTGACTTCTCTTTTTTTAAGCCATTCGATGATGTTGATTGGGATATGACCTTTCTTTAGGAGTTTTCTCCAGTTGCCCGACCACTCTGGTCTCGGTACAGGAAGCAAAAAGCCGTGGTAACGCTTTGGGATTTTAACAATTTCTATATCGGGAGAATTCTGCAGTTTTTTATCTGGGGTTGCTGTTAAAAGAATTTTAGTGGCATTTTGTTTCGTTGCTTTGTCAGCAGCATATTTCAGCATTGGATCATATGAAAATGGGAAGGCGTCTACTTCATCAATGACAACAAAATCAAAGTGGTTATTATATCTAAGGAGTTGATGCGTCGTTGCGATAACGAGTTGACCTTCTTTGCCACGATCTTCACTTCCCCCATACAAAGAAAGAACTGACACCTCTGGAAAGACCGCTTTAATTCGGGGTGTTAATTCATGGACAACATCACTTCTTGGCGTCGCAATAAGTACAGTTTGGCCAAGTTCAATCGCTTTGTTCATTCCTTCAAATAAGATTTCTGTTTTACCAGCGCCACAAACAGCTAACAATGAATACATAGATTTTTTATACTCATTAATTTAGGCTATCTACTATCTCCCCCACGATCTTCTCTGCATCCCCTTGTTTATACTTCTCTATAAAATCACAGTAGATGATCTCTAGAACTCTTTCCAATGTAAAATGGTGATTAGGTTGCACTTGGCTCATATCAGCAAGGAACACTTCTCCTCTTAAAGCTTGTTTACGGTTTATGCGATAAGTAAAGTTCATTGACTCGTTTGTTTTAATTGTTTTCTTAACTACTAACTGCTCATCCTCAAAAAAAGTGAAAGTGTTTCTGCGTTCTTGAATTACTCCTCTGGTCGTTACTATTGTTTTCGTTTCTCGTTCCAGCAGCATATCGTAAATCAAATTAAAATTAGGTACCCGTTTTATTTGATTAATAAAATCATACCAAAGTAAGTCGAGCATTTTTTGCTGCGGAAAGATAGATCCACTCAAATCACTTATATCCTCACATAAGATTTTCATCCTGAAGTAGGTACTTTTTGGAATGGTTAAGTCTAAAAATACAGTTGAGTAATTAATAATATTTAACCAGGTTGTTTTCATCTCCGAAGATTTTTGCAGTAGATTTTTTTTGCTGTATGCCTTCAATTTTGATCTCCTCGCCTTCTAGTCTGATTGCTTCTGTAAAGATTTTGAATGCTGCTCTCCTAATACTGCATTGCCAATCCACAGACTTACTAACAATTTCTGTGTATAACTCAGCATCAGGGTTAATATGGACCGTTAAATTACTTTCGGGATAATCAACTTCATAAAACTCATAATTAAAATCAAATGCTTTTCTAACCAGCTCAGTACAATACTTCTTTTCGGACAAACCTCTTAACCTGGAATTATATAAAACTCTTCGTTTATCAACCTGTGAAACTACTATCTTAATATCGTGTTTTTTATCCGATCGTTGTTTTCTAGGTTTAGAGAATTTTGGCTTTTCATTTGTGACTTTCTTAGTTTTATCATTAAACATTGGATTGAGGTTCAAGGCCCCTTCTCCCCCTCTCTCGGTTAAAAATATCGAATTATCTCTGGGTCATTGGGTCAACGGGTCAATAGGTTAGTCAGGGGAGAGGTCAAAACATATCAGAGATTACATTTAATTCTTCTGGTGACTTTATTACCTCAACTACTTTTCTTGGTAACTCATCCTCATTTGAAAAACTATTCTGCGATTGTTTATAGAGAAACAAGACATCCTTTACAAAGCCTGAAAAATTTGCGCTATTGCTTTTGCACCAATCATAAAGCTCTTTTTGATGTGGACAATCAAGGTTAAATGATATGGGCTGCCGCTTAAACATTGTAGATCACTCTACCCATCTTGTAGTAACCCATAGCGTTAGCATAAAGGGCGTTAGGCATCGGAGCTACATTTTCAAAATACGGCTGTAAATAATCAGCTAATACTGAAGCTTTACCTCCAACCGTCCAAATAACATCTTCAGCTTCCCACTTCTTGCCTAGCTCCCCAGCAACCCGAGCGACTAACTGTTTATCATTAGTGCTTTTATTTGTTTCAAAACCAAAGTCTAAGGTGCCGGACTCACGATCGACGTAGCGGCGATTGTTTAAAGTAACATAATTAATCGTCTTGCTACCTCCATCAACAACCCTGATCAATCCATCCTGGGGTTTGCTCCAAAACGCAGCTCCACCTTCTACCGTTACATCCACAGACATAATGATGATTGTTTTCTTTTCACCGTTAACTACGATTTCATGTCTGCCCTGCAGCAGTTGCTTTAATTTCTTTTTGTTTTCTTCTTTGTGGCTAGTAACCGGTAAACCTGTGATCAATCTTACCTCAGTGACATCTGCTTGATGTAGTGCTGTTAATGCTAACAGTTTAGTATCATCGTGGTGCTTATGCTTAGTCATCATATATCGTCTAAAATCACTTTCTCGCTCAGCAAGATCTCCTACATAGTATTTTTCACTTTCAAATTCAACTTCTAGATCACCTCTAAAATATCCATTGTCAAGATTACGCTCTCTAGCTTCACCAACTACTGAAGAAAAATGAAACATCTTCTGGCCAGTAAAAATCTTTACATTTTTCCTTCCAAAATCTCCGCCTATAATATTCATCTACATTTCCTCCTTTGTTGTTCCGTACGTATTACGTATACAACTAAATTTATAGTTTAGGTGATACGTACGGTATACTTTGAAACCTTTGCTAAAGGATATTAAGTACCGCTTGTCCAATATTACGGATTTTTTCAGAAAAAAAGTTTTATATTTTCGTATTATTGGAAAGGCTTGTTGAAAAGGAGTGGTATCATGTTTGGACTTGGAAAACCTAGAACAAAATTAGGTAAATGGATGGATCAAAGAGGAATAAAAGGTTCTTGGTTAAGTGAAAAAACAAATTTAAATAAATGTACAATAAGCGATTTAACATCAAAAGGAGAACATGCTCCTAATCAAAGTACTATGAAAAAAATACTAAAGGCTTTACGCCAAATCGACCCTAATGTTAAAGTTGATGACTTCTGGGATATGTAATCAATTGTAAAATATTGATAGGTTTTGTCGAATATATGGATTTTATAGTCCCATTAGGATATTATCAATTCGATAATTGTA
This window harbors:
- a CDS encoding TIGR03826 family flagellar region protein, with protein sequence MPDLLNCPRCNKIFVKNFRDVCPDCYKQEEEDFQAVYQFVRKKENRMASILEVEEATEVEQALIYKFIKQGRISLHSFPNLSYPCEACDTMIREGRICSVCKGNITGGLDRLESEKRFEKRKIQEENRKITTYHSLKNRLDK
- a CDS encoding helix-turn-helix domain-containing protein; this encodes MFGLGKPRTKLGKWMDQRGIKGSWLSEKTNLNKCTISDLTSKGEHAPNQSTMKKILKALRQIDPNVKVDDFWDM
- a CDS encoding ParM/StbA family protein, whose product is MNIIGGDFGRKNVKIFTGQKMFHFSSVVGEARERNLDNGYFRGDLEVEFESEKYYVGDLAERESDFRRYMMTKHKHHDDTKLLALTALHQADVTEVRLITGLPVTSHKEENKKKLKQLLQGRHEIVVNGEKKTIIIMSVDVTVEGGAAFWSKPQDGLIRVVDGGSKTINYVTLNNRRYVDRESGTLDFGFETNKSTNDKQLVARVAGELGKKWEAEDVIWTVGGKASVLADYLQPYFENVAPMPNALYANAMGYYKMGRVIYNV
- a CDS encoding ComF family protein; translated protein: MHCLSCHSPFIEKISWQHVFGISVPRQLCEECTKKLEKITGDLCEKCGRPFLNLDAKYRKGDLCNDCVRWGEGALTKSRSIYVYNEFLQEVIAKWKYRGDAELVKLFRPELQNLTEQFEIDVVVPIPLSKGRLYERSFNQSKALAEGLPYPIIEALMRPDEAEKQSKKSRKERLHREERFQMVPSFLYDLQGKTVLLVDDIYTTGATLYSAANTLKEQGGAGPIFSITVARG
- a CDS encoding helicase-related protein yields the protein MYSLLAVCGAGKTEILFEGMNKAIELGQTVLIATPRSDVVHELTPRIKAVFPEVSVLSLYGGSEDRGKEGQLVIATTHQLLRYNNHFDFVVIDEVDAFPFSYDPMLKYAADKATKQNATKILLTATPDKKLQNSPDIEIVKIPKRYHGFLLPVPRPEWSGNWRKLLKKGHIPINIIEWLKKREVTNQQAFLFVPSVTVLNQLVPILQKQFHSLDGVHSEDPIRREKVQKFRNKEIQLLVTTTILERGVTVPNIAVAVYGADDDVFTESALVQISGRVGRSAEHPTGDIVFFHYGKTEAMLDAIDHIKLMNKLGGF